A section of the Leptospira kobayashii genome encodes:
- the secA gene encoding preprotein translocase subunit SecA gives MFQKILTFLFGSKYERDLKKLTPIVESINAFEPKIRALSDSDLSNQTETFKERLSKGESLDDILPEAFATVREVAYRTLGMRHFDVQMMGGIALHWGNISEMKTGEGKTLTSTLPIYLNSLSGQGVHVVTVNDYLAKRDANWMKPIYEFLKISVGIIQHDMEHEERKEAYNSDITYGTNNEFGFDYLRDNMVSYKEHRVQRNHNFAIVDEVDSILVDEARTPLIISGPAEESTDKYIKVDRIIPRLIEGEDYEVDEKAKNVLLSETGVHHVEELLSVDNLYNADNIELVHHVHQALKAHKIFDKDKDYVVQEGQVIIVDEFTGRLMKGRRYSDGLHQALEAKEGVPIARESQTLASITFQNFFRIYNKLAGMTGTADTEAEEFKKIYSLDVIVIPSNVKIQRIDLPDRVYKTEKEKFDAVVKDIQDKVTKKQPVLVGTISIEKSEVLSRLLTANGLPHNVLNAKQHERESEIVANAGKPGAITIATNMAGRGTDIVLGGAQKYKDDLEKLDEIAHKAGIHSRNGIQTIYAFRELLVKQKFDESESALASIEHVQIRKQCSDILESARKWRKDHDLVIGAGGLHIIGSERHESRRIDNQLRGRSGRQGDPGSSRFYLSLQDDLMRIFGSDRIARIMDTLKMPEGQELEHSMVSNAIARAQKRVEGHNFDIRKHLLEYDDVMNRQRIYIYGIRNELLDKGNMSEKILDFLDEVAENQIITYCEGNNVSSWETEPLNEWLSSIGIQFQLDTESYKKASNPQLKLFEDVSSAFKATYQSKVERVGENIWRSIESNVFLDILDHRWKDHLYAMDHLKEGIWTVGYGEKNPLVEYKLQGFKLFDQLVDNLKVEVVSFLFRLEVSESDKSNVGTESPKEYKKVGMESREEVDMFGNEKRSNQTKPQVTNTTSSGGGSERRSSRRKK, from the coding sequence ATGTTTCAAAAAATACTGACATTTCTTTTCGGTAGTAAATACGAGAGAGATTTAAAAAAACTTACTCCGATTGTAGAATCAATCAATGCGTTTGAACCGAAAATACGCGCTTTGAGCGATTCGGATCTTTCCAATCAAACTGAAACTTTTAAAGAACGTTTGTCCAAAGGAGAATCTTTGGACGATATACTTCCCGAGGCATTTGCAACTGTTAGGGAGGTGGCTTACCGCACTTTGGGTATGCGTCATTTCGACGTGCAAATGATGGGTGGGATCGCACTTCATTGGGGAAATATTTCCGAAATGAAAACGGGAGAAGGTAAAACTCTTACTTCCACTCTGCCTATTTACTTGAATTCATTATCGGGCCAAGGTGTTCATGTTGTAACGGTAAACGACTATTTGGCGAAACGTGACGCCAATTGGATGAAACCGATTTACGAGTTTCTGAAAATCAGTGTGGGTATCATCCAACACGATATGGAACATGAAGAAAGAAAAGAAGCATATAACTCGGATATAACTTACGGAACCAATAACGAATTCGGTTTTGATTATTTGCGGGACAATATGGTTTCCTATAAAGAACATAGAGTTCAAAGAAATCATAATTTTGCGATCGTGGACGAAGTGGATTCCATTTTGGTGGACGAAGCGAGAACTCCTCTGATCATATCCGGGCCTGCGGAAGAATCCACCGACAAATACATTAAAGTGGATCGGATCATTCCCCGTTTGATCGAAGGGGAGGACTATGAAGTGGATGAAAAGGCGAAAAACGTATTACTTTCCGAAACGGGAGTTCATCACGTGGAAGAATTATTGTCCGTGGATAATTTGTACAATGCGGATAATATCGAATTGGTTCATCACGTTCATCAGGCTTTGAAAGCACATAAGATTTTCGATAAAGACAAGGATTATGTGGTTCAGGAAGGTCAGGTGATCATCGTGGATGAATTTACCGGTCGTCTAATGAAAGGTAGACGGTATTCCGACGGGCTCCACCAGGCATTGGAGGCGAAAGAAGGTGTACCGATTGCACGTGAATCCCAAACATTAGCCTCCATCACATTTCAGAACTTTTTTAGAATCTATAACAAACTCGCGGGTATGACCGGAACTGCAGACACGGAAGCGGAGGAATTCAAAAAAATCTATAGTTTGGATGTGATCGTGATTCCATCCAATGTAAAAATCCAAAGAATCGATTTGCCGGATCGTGTCTATAAAACGGAGAAGGAAAAATTCGACGCAGTAGTCAAAGACATCCAGGACAAGGTTACCAAAAAACAACCTGTTCTTGTAGGAACGATATCCATAGAAAAATCGGAAGTTCTTTCCCGTCTGTTGACCGCCAATGGTTTACCACATAACGTATTAAATGCGAAGCAACACGAAAGGGAATCCGAAATTGTCGCCAATGCCGGAAAACCTGGCGCTATAACGATTGCCACCAACATGGCGGGTCGTGGAACCGACATTGTTCTCGGTGGAGCGCAGAAATACAAAGACGATCTGGAAAAACTGGATGAGATCGCACATAAGGCTGGAATCCACTCCAGAAACGGAATTCAAACGATTTACGCTTTTCGGGAACTTCTCGTTAAACAAAAGTTCGACGAAAGTGAATCCGCTCTTGCAAGTATCGAGCATGTCCAAATTCGCAAACAATGTTCCGATATTTTGGAATCCGCCCGCAAATGGAGAAAAGATCATGATTTGGTGATCGGTGCAGGCGGGCTTCATATCATCGGCTCGGAAAGACATGAGTCCCGTCGTATTGACAACCAGCTACGAGGTCGTTCGGGAAGACAGGGAGATCCGGGATCTTCCCGATTTTATCTTTCTCTTCAGGATGATTTGATGCGTATCTTCGGTTCGGACAGAATCGCCCGAATCATGGATACATTGAAGATGCCGGAAGGACAAGAGTTGGAACACAGTATGGTTTCCAATGCGATTGCCCGCGCTCAGAAGCGAGTGGAAGGTCATAACTTCGATATTCGTAAACATTTGTTAGAGTATGATGATGTAATGAACCGCCAGAGAATTTATATCTATGGAATTCGTAACGAATTGTTGGATAAAGGAAATATGTCCGAGAAAATTTTGGATTTTCTCGATGAGGTGGCGGAAAACCAAATCATTACTTATTGCGAAGGAAATAATGTGTCCTCTTGGGAAACAGAGCCTTTGAATGAATGGTTGTCTTCCATCGGAATTCAGTTTCAACTGGATACTGAAAGCTATAAAAAAGCATCCAATCCTCAACTTAAGCTTTTCGAAGATGTGTCATCCGCTTTTAAAGCAACTTATCAAAGTAAGGTGGAGCGTGTCGGAGAGAATATCTGGCGTTCGATCGAAAGCAATGTATTTCTGGATATCCTGGATCATAGATGGAAAGACCATCTCTATGCAATGGATCATTTGAAAGAGGGTATATGGACCGTAGGTTACGGAGAAAAAAACCCTCTAGTAGAATACAAACTCCAAGGTTTTAAACTTTTCGATCAACTTGTGGACAACCTGAAAGTGGAAGTAGTATCTTTTCTCTTCCGATTGGAAGTGAGTGAATCGGACAAATCCAATGTGGGAACCGAATCTCCTAAGGAATATAAGAAAGTAGGAATGGAATCCCGGGAAGAAGTGGATATGTTCGGAAACGAAAAGAGATCAAATCAAACCAAACCTCAGGTCACAAACACGACCAGTTCCGGCGGCGGTTCCGAGAGAAGATCCAGTCGTAGAAAAAAATAA
- a CDS encoding methyl-accepting chemotaxis protein, with protein MLKRISIKNRLFLLPLPLVIPILFLFISLFLEQNKTIGFSEKEIEGIRSTKKVYWIFENLILLQTSPEKYTKRKLDEHPGEILEGASINELTLKLDAASKQTFDPIPIIDEARTLQSKVGDDSNLILDPDIDSYYLMDITIIRFPSIFESISRINAEISSLSKNISPNQIKLETELISIKKEIREINKSILKVKEFNPAFFEENYSKSQTEIKELEKQFLEFENEILDPSGKTILKKDTAGIQWEQFPGLKTLSDLTLDSLEKLINIRVNKFKSQQNFSIIAIIIIVVLAIVFLLTILNSILNPLSLIVSKVEELSSEEANLTHELPDMGNNELSILSHSINKFLKNLTEIIRKMKTSSASANDASERLQRGAESVSESATNLASTSEESSAALDQLSRSFDLMLQSIISETKNINEIENEMRSINHFLDAVSKSLILLDSIVIESNKVAEEGDATVKFTESSMKEIQDVTGQISGIVKLITEISEQTNLLALNASIEAARAGDAGKGFAVVAEEISKLANKTRSSVNGIKELIEKTNVSVNSGSDHVSRTVIALSHIVQNSLLIKDKVNHLQKEMTTQAKSVTLVTTELNGLKDMAEMIEFSSKEQKQASEEMQSVISELAKRAELLAHNSEDLNVVSRQITDISANIADTTARFKVK; from the coding sequence ATGCTGAAAAGAATCTCCATCAAAAACAGACTTTTTCTATTGCCGTTACCCTTAGTCATACCTATCCTTTTTTTATTTATTTCTTTGTTTTTAGAACAAAACAAAACCATCGGTTTTTCCGAGAAAGAGATCGAAGGAATCCGGAGCACTAAGAAAGTTTATTGGATATTCGAAAACTTAATCTTATTACAAACCAGCCCCGAAAAATACACAAAACGGAAATTAGACGAACATCCGGGTGAAATTTTAGAGGGAGCAAGTATCAATGAATTAACATTGAAATTGGATGCTGCGAGTAAACAAACATTCGATCCTATCCCGATAATCGACGAAGCAAGAACTCTTCAATCGAAAGTGGGAGACGATTCCAATTTAATCTTGGATCCTGACATCGATTCTTATTATCTTATGGATATTACTATCATTCGATTTCCGTCCATATTCGAATCGATTTCCCGGATCAACGCGGAGATTTCCAGCTTATCAAAAAACATATCCCCCAATCAGATTAAATTGGAAACGGAATTGATTTCCATAAAAAAGGAAATCCGGGAAATCAACAAGTCCATACTTAAAGTGAAAGAATTCAATCCTGCATTCTTTGAAGAAAATTATTCGAAATCCCAAACAGAAATAAAGGAATTGGAAAAACAATTTCTGGAATTCGAAAATGAAATTTTAGATCCATCGGGTAAAACCATTTTAAAAAAAGATACAGCGGGTATTCAGTGGGAACAGTTCCCCGGTCTGAAAACATTATCCGATCTGACTTTGGATAGCTTGGAGAAACTAATCAACATTAGAGTAAACAAATTCAAATCGCAGCAGAATTTTTCCATCATTGCCATCATCATCATAGTAGTGCTTGCAATCGTATTTCTCTTAACAATTTTAAATAGCATTCTGAATCCTCTTTCATTGATTGTATCCAAAGTGGAAGAGCTTTCCAGCGAGGAGGCAAATCTGACTCATGAACTGCCCGATATGGGGAACAACGAACTGAGTATATTGTCTCACTCTATCAATAAATTTCTAAAAAATCTAACTGAAATTATCCGAAAAATGAAGACATCTTCCGCCAGTGCGAACGATGCATCGGAAAGATTGCAACGCGGTGCAGAGTCCGTTTCAGAATCGGCAACAAATCTAGCCAGTACTTCGGAGGAATCGTCCGCCGCCTTGGATCAACTTTCCCGTTCTTTCGATCTCATGCTGCAATCGATTATAAGCGAGACGAAAAACATAAATGAGATCGAAAACGAAATGCGGTCTATCAATCATTTTTTAGATGCAGTAAGTAAATCTTTGATTCTATTGGATTCAATCGTAATAGAATCCAATAAAGTTGCAGAAGAAGGTGATGCGACAGTAAAATTTACAGAGTCTTCGATGAAAGAGATTCAAGATGTAACCGGACAAATATCCGGTATCGTCAAATTGATCACTGAAATTTCAGAGCAAACCAACTTACTCGCATTAAATGCAAGTATCGAAGCTGCCCGCGCCGGAGACGCAGGAAAGGGATTTGCAGTTGTTGCGGAAGAAATTTCAAAACTTGCGAACAAAACAAGATCTTCTGTTAACGGGATCAAAGAGTTGATAGAAAAAACGAATGTTTCCGTAAATTCAGGTTCGGATCATGTTTCCAGAACGGTAATCGCGCTTTCCCATATCGTGCAAAATTCACTGTTGATCAAAGATAAAGTCAATCATTTGCAGAAAGAAATGACCACACAAGCAAAGAGCGTAACTCTTGTTACGACAGAATTGAACGGATTGAAAGATATGGCCGAGATGATAGAATTTTCGAGCAAGGAACAAAAGCAAGCATCGGAAGAAATGCAGTCGGTGATAAGTGAATTGGCAAAACGGGCGGAATTACTTGCCCATAACTCGGAAGATTTGAATGTAGTGAGCCGACAGATCACGGACATATCGGCAAACATTGCCGATACAACCGCAAGATTTAAGGTAAAATGA
- a CDS encoding C39 family peptidase, which produces MRNDYGFGANVDVAYENKLSKNNGTGAGLELTQNGGLTVNLNAAGGANAGSWNSQTGFQANTNFLTDQWQNKYNKDQEEKQAGLDQAEAEAKQKEAQNNEGADIIAGASRVGKKEGGAPEAPETPKDRNANGSEVVPDISDPEDNMPDPGEPENAPIKLSDKLIIKENGDFELPITKESQSSFVVNLGEKTIFGKKIIIPDPVATAKLKNNGCNVASIVSIGELNSGKDVNANQILKQGIDKGFVRRDGYVMNESGLMKLTGSTSNDRTQFTVDKDSKDRIINNLKQGNPVKVSLNNGAHFEVIHGIETIQGKQYFKVMDPGYQGDTHLDSDNWQPGRFKNDKFEGTKRSATGFYEYK; this is translated from the coding sequence GTGCGGAACGATTATGGATTCGGTGCGAATGTAGATGTTGCTTATGAGAATAAATTAAGCAAAAACAATGGTACAGGGGCCGGACTAGAACTAACCCAGAACGGAGGACTTACCGTAAATCTCAATGCAGCCGGTGGCGCAAATGCGGGTTCTTGGAATTCTCAAACCGGCTTCCAGGCAAATACAAATTTCTTAACCGATCAGTGGCAAAACAAATACAATAAAGATCAAGAAGAGAAACAAGCAGGGCTTGATCAAGCGGAAGCTGAAGCAAAACAGAAAGAAGCACAAAATAATGAAGGCGCCGATATTATTGCGGGGGCTAGTCGAGTCGGGAAGAAGGAAGGAGGTGCACCAGAGGCTCCTGAGACACCGAAGGATCGCAATGCAAATGGAAGTGAGGTGGTGCCAGACATAAGTGATCCAGAAGACAATATGCCTGATCCGGGAGAACCTGAGAATGCTCCAATCAAGCTATCTGACAAATTAATAATAAAAGAGAATGGTGACTTTGAGCTCCCTATTACAAAAGAAAGCCAATCCAGTTTTGTTGTAAACTTAGGAGAGAAAACTATCTTTGGCAAAAAAATTATTATTCCTGATCCTGTTGCAACTGCTAAACTCAAAAACAATGGCTGCAATGTAGCAAGCATAGTTAGTATTGGAGAATTGAACTCAGGAAAAGATGTTAATGCTAATCAAATTTTAAAGCAAGGAATTGACAAAGGCTTTGTTAGAAGAGATGGTTATGTAATGAACGAATCTGGTCTAATGAAATTGACCGGCTCTACTTCAAACGATAGAACCCAATTCACTGTTGACAAAGACTCAAAAGATAGAATCATAAATAATCTAAAGCAAGGAAACCCAGTCAAAGTTTCTTTAAATAATGGAGCTCACTTTGAGGTCATACATGGTATTGAAACTATTCAAGGTAAGCAGTATTTTAAAGTAATGGATCCAGGTTATCAAGGAGATACCCATTTGGATTCAGACAATTGGCAACCTGGTCGTTTTAAAAATGATAAGTTTGAAGGTACAAAAAGATCAGCTACAGGATTTTATGAGTATAAATAA